The following proteins are encoded in a genomic region of Bacteroidota bacterium:
- a CDS encoding pirin family protein — protein sequence MSKTVLHKASSRGDANHGWLQSKHTFSFANYQNPERVHFGVLRVLNDDTVAAGMGFGTHPHDNMEIISIPLEGELEHRDSMGNVTVIKKGDVQIMSAGTGITHSEYNKNKDSEVKFLQIWIFPEMRNITPRYDQISLIEKDRKNKLQQIVSPNKEGEGVWINQQAWFYLTTLEQGKKLNYEVKKSGNGVYAFVLKGSFTIHSIDVNERDGLGIWEVDNFEIISNSNDAEVLIMDVPMLLE from the coding sequence AAAACTGTTCTTCACAAAGCTTCCAGCAGGGGAGACGCAAATCATGGATGGCTTCAAAGCAAGCATACTTTTAGTTTTGCGAATTATCAGAATCCCGAGCGAGTACATTTTGGTGTATTACGCGTTTTAAATGACGATACTGTAGCTGCCGGAATGGGCTTTGGTACACATCCACATGATAATATGGAAATTATTTCAATTCCGTTGGAAGGTGAATTAGAACATAGAGATAGTATGGGGAATGTAACCGTGATTAAAAAAGGGGATGTGCAAATTATGAGTGCAGGAACCGGAATCACACACAGCGAATACAATAAGAACAAAGATAGTGAGGTTAAATTTCTTCAAATTTGGATTTTTCCTGAAATGAGAAATATAACTCCCAGATACGATCAAATTAGCTTGATTGAGAAGGATCGTAAAAATAAATTGCAACAAATAGTTTCACCTAACAAAGAAGGAGAAGGAGTATGGATAAACCAACAGGCCTGGTTTTATTTAACCACCTTAGAGCAAGGAAAAAAGTTGAATTATGAGGTGAAAAAAAGTGGAAATGGAGTTTATGCTTTTGTGCTTAAAGGTAGTTTTACGATACATTCCATTGATGTGAATGAACGTGATGGTTTGGGAATTTGGGAAGTCGACAATTTTGAAATTATTTCCAATTCAAATGATGCCGAAGTGTTGATTATGGATGTACCAATGTTGCTAGAATAA